The following are encoded in a window of Pseudomonas graminis genomic DNA:
- a CDS encoding DegQ family serine endoprotease: protein MSIPRFKPYLVWMAAVLMLGQVITAQAEALPDFTSLVEQASPAVVNISTRQKLPDRSVAQGQMPDLEGLPPMLREFLERSTPPGSRPPGGGKGDRQREAQSLGSGFIISADGFILTNNHVIDGADEILVRLSDRSEMKAKLIGTDPRTDVAVLKIDGKDLPTVKLGNSDKLKVGEWVLAIGSPFGFDHSVTKGIVSAKGRSLPNDTYVPFIQTDVAINPGNSGGPLFNMAGEVVGINSQIFTRSGGFMGLSFAIPIDVAMDVANQLKASGKVNRGWLGVVIQEVNKDLAESFGLDKPAGALVAQVLEDGPAAKGGLQVGDVILSANGTPIVMSADLPHLIGNLKDGSKAELEVIRDGKRQKLTVTVGALPAEGEEMGAADTGVERSSNRLGVSVVDLTAEQMKSLDLKGGVVIKEVQDGPASLIGLQAGDVITHLNNQAITSSKQFTEVAKGLPKNRSVSMRVLRQGRATFITFKLAE from the coding sequence ATGTCGATACCACGCTTTAAACCTTACCTGGTCTGGATGGCCGCTGTGCTGATGCTTGGACAGGTCATCACTGCTCAAGCCGAAGCCTTGCCGGACTTCACCTCTCTGGTGGAGCAGGCTTCCCCCGCCGTCGTCAACATCAGTACGCGGCAGAAGTTGCCGGACCGCTCGGTTGCCCAGGGTCAGATGCCTGATCTGGAAGGCCTGCCACCGATGCTGCGCGAATTTCTCGAGCGCAGCACGCCGCCCGGCTCCCGCCCGCCAGGAGGCGGCAAGGGCGATCGTCAGCGTGAGGCGCAGTCATTAGGCTCGGGCTTTATCATCTCCGCTGATGGTTTCATCCTGACCAACAACCACGTCATTGATGGCGCCGACGAAATTCTTGTGCGTCTTTCGGATCGCAGCGAGATGAAGGCCAAGCTGATCGGCACCGATCCACGTACCGACGTTGCGGTGCTGAAGATCGATGGCAAGGACCTTCCCACCGTCAAGCTGGGTAACTCCGACAAGCTGAAAGTCGGTGAGTGGGTGCTGGCGATCGGCTCGCCGTTCGGCTTCGATCACTCGGTGACCAAAGGCATCGTCAGCGCCAAGGGCCGCAGCCTGCCAAATGACACGTACGTGCCGTTTATCCAGACGGACGTTGCGATCAACCCGGGTAACTCGGGCGGTCCGCTGTTCAACATGGCGGGCGAAGTGGTGGGTATCAACTCGCAGATCTTCACCCGCTCCGGTGGCTTCATGGGCCTGTCGTTCGCGATCCCGATCGACGTGGCGATGGACGTTGCCAACCAGCTAAAAGCCAGTGGCAAGGTCAACCGTGGCTGGCTGGGTGTCGTGATTCAGGAAGTCAACAAAGACCTGGCCGAGTCGTTTGGTCTGGACAAACCGGCCGGTGCGCTGGTGGCTCAAGTCCTTGAAGACGGGCCGGCCGCCAAAGGTGGTCTGCAGGTAGGCGACGTGATCCTGAGCGCCAACGGCACGCCGATCGTCATGTCCGCAGACTTGCCGCACCTGATCGGCAACCTGAAGGACGGCAGCAAGGCCGAACTCGAAGTGATTCGCGACGGCAAGCGTCAGAAACTCACTGTGACCGTGGGCGCGTTGCCTGCCGAAGGCGAAGAAATGGGCGCAGCCGACACCGGTGTCGAGCGCAGCAGCAACCGTCTGGGCGTTTCGGTGGTTGATCTGACCGCTGAGCAGATGAAATCGCTGGACCTCAAGGGCGGCGTCGTCATCAAGGAAGTTCAGGATGGTCCTGCTTCGCTCATCGGGTTGCAGGCGGGTGATGTCATCACTCACCTGAATAACCAGGCGATCACTTCGTCCAAGCAGTTCACAGAAGTGGCCAAGGGCCTGCCGAAGAATCGCTCAGTTTCCATGCGCGTTCTGCGTCAGGGCCGCGCGACATTCATCACGTTCAAGCTGGCGGAATAA
- a CDS encoding MucB/RseB C-terminal domain-containing protein — protein sequence MRAIPLLSLLLGGWLVLPAHADDAQDQLKRLTQAEQQQSYTGTFVYERNGSFSTHRIWQRVADGKVREHLLQLDGTPQEVLRVNGVTQCASGTLEEGASSVPDSAARAFDAARLSSWYDIKSAGTSRVAGRLANVVTLTPRDQHRYGIELHLDSETGLPLKSLLLSDKGQLLERFQFTDLNTSQSLTDQMLSPGADCKPLEVVKSKPDAPKQKVEWRSNWLPPGFDLSSAAARKDPDSKDLVTSLMYDDGLARFSVFVEPVSGAAVTDIRTQLGPTVAVSRRVSTARGDAMVTVVGEIPIGTAERIALSMRDDAAATSKN from the coding sequence ATGCGCGCCATCCCTCTACTGTCGCTTTTGCTGGGCGGATGGCTGGTCCTTCCAGCTCATGCCGATGACGCGCAAGATCAGTTGAAACGTCTTACGCAGGCTGAGCAGCAGCAAAGCTACACCGGAACATTCGTTTATGAACGTAACGGCAGCTTCTCCACTCACCGAATCTGGCAGCGCGTCGCCGATGGCAAGGTTCGGGAGCATCTTCTTCAACTGGATGGCACGCCTCAAGAGGTGCTGCGCGTCAATGGGGTTACCCAGTGCGCCAGCGGTACCCTCGAAGAGGGCGCCTCCAGTGTTCCGGACTCTGCGGCCCGAGCTTTTGATGCTGCCAGGCTATCTTCCTGGTATGACATCAAGTCGGCAGGCACCTCGCGTGTCGCAGGACGCCTGGCTAACGTCGTCACACTGACCCCTCGCGATCAGCACCGTTACGGCATCGAATTGCACCTCGACAGTGAAACCGGCTTGCCGCTGAAGTCTTTGTTGCTCAGCGACAAGGGCCAATTGCTCGAGCGTTTTCAATTCACTGACCTCAATACCTCCCAGTCACTGACCGATCAAATGCTCTCGCCCGGTGCTGACTGCAAGCCGCTCGAAGTGGTCAAATCCAAGCCTGATGCTCCTAAGCAAAAAGTGGAATGGCGTTCCAATTGGCTGCCGCCGGGCTTTGACTTGAGCAGCGCTGCGGCACGCAAGGATCCTGACTCGAAGGATCTTGTGACGAGTCTGATGTATGACGATGGCCTGGCACGTTTCTCTGTGTTTGTTGAGCCGGTCAGCGGCGCGGCGGTGACGGATATTCGCACTCAGCTGGGCCCGACCGTTGCCGTCTCCCGTCGCGTCTCGACGGCGAGAGGGGATGCCATGGTGACGGTGGTGGGCGAGATCCCGATCGGGACGGCCGAGCGCATTGCGTTGTCCATGCGAGACGACGCTGCGGCTACGAGCAAAAACTGA
- a CDS encoding sigma-E factor negative regulatory protein: MSREALQESLSAVMDNEADELELRRVLSAIEDADTRATWSRYQIARAAMHKELLIPHLDISAAVAAGIADEVSPLKVGRGPWRTLGRLAVAASVTVAVLAGVRLYNQDEIAGAQLAQQTQPTNVAMPQAKGPAVLAGYTEGEQSPGPMASGVLQNQAGWHDQRLPGYLRQHAQQAATKGAEGALPFARAASLENR, encoded by the coding sequence ATGAGTCGTGAAGCCCTGCAGGAATCGCTGTCCGCGGTGATGGATAACGAAGCGGACGAATTGGAACTGCGTCGAGTGCTTAGCGCTATTGAAGATGCGGACACACGTGCCACTTGGTCCCGTTATCAGATTGCCCGTGCAGCCATGCATAAAGAACTACTGATCCCTCATCTGGATATTTCGGCCGCCGTTGCTGCCGGGATCGCTGATGAAGTCAGCCCGCTCAAGGTCGGTCGCGGTCCTTGGCGCACGCTGGGTCGTCTGGCCGTGGCTGCCTCGGTGACCGTTGCAGTGCTGGCGGGCGTACGTTTGTATAACCAGGATGAAATCGCAGGGGCACAACTGGCCCAGCAGACTCAGCCGACCAACGTTGCCATGCCTCAGGCCAAAGGCCCAGCGGTACTGGCAGGCTACACAGAAGGCGAACAGTCTCCGGGTCCAATGGCAAGCGGTGTGCTGCAGAACCAGGCTGGCTGGCATGATCAGCGTCTGCCAGGTTACCTGCGCCAGCACGCGCAGCAAGCGGCAACGAAAGGTGCCGAAGGCGCTCTGCCATTCGCCCGTGCCGCAAGCCTGGAAAACCGTTAA
- the rpoE gene encoding RNA polymerase sigma factor RpoE, with protein sequence MLTQEEDQQLVERVQRGDKRAFDLLVVKYQHKILGLIVRFVHDTHEAQDVAQEAFIKAYRALGNFRGDSAFYTWLYRIAINTAKNYLVSRGRRPPDSDVRSEDAEFYDGDHGLKDIESPERALLRDEIEGTVHRTIQLLPEDLRTALTLREFDGLSYEDIASVMQCPVGTVRSRIFRAREAIDKALQPLLQET encoded by the coding sequence ATGCTAACCCAGGAAGAAGATCAGCAGCTGGTTGAACGCGTTCAGCGCGGCGACAAGCGGGCCTTTGATCTGCTAGTGGTGAAATATCAGCACAAGATTCTTGGGTTGATCGTGAGATTCGTTCACGACACCCACGAAGCCCAAGACGTTGCGCAAGAGGCGTTTATCAAAGCCTACCGCGCACTTGGTAACTTCCGCGGCGACAGCGCGTTTTATACGTGGCTGTACCGTATCGCCATCAACACGGCGAAGAACTATCTGGTGTCGCGAGGTCGGCGGCCGCCGGACAGCGATGTCAGATCCGAAGACGCAGAGTTCTATGACGGCGATCACGGCCTCAAGGATATCGAGTCGCCGGAGCGGGCATTATTGCGGGATGAGATCGAGGGCACCGTCCACCGAACTATCCAGCTACTGCCAGAAGATTTGCGTACAGCTTTAACTTTGCGTGAGTTCGACGGTCTGAGTTACGAAGACATTGCCAGTGTCATGCAATGTCCCGTTGGTACCGTGCGCTCTCGCATATTTCGCGCTCGGGAAGCCATCGACAAAGCCTTGCAACCTCTGTTGCAGGAAACCTGA
- the nadB gene encoding L-aspartate oxidase: protein MSQHFQHDVLVIGSGAAGLSLALTLPGHLRVAVLSKGDLANGSTFWAQGGVAAVLDDADTVQSHVEDTLNAGGGLCREDAVRFTVEHSREAIQWLIDLGVPFTRDDPSTVVDGGFEFHLTREGGHSHRRIIHAADATGAAIFRTLLAQARSRPNIELLEQRVAVDLITESRLGLEGQRCLGAYVLDRSTGEVDTHSARFTILASGGAAKVYLYTSNPDGACGDGIAMAWRSGCRVGNLEFNQFHPTCLYHPQAKSFLITEALRGEGAYLKLPNGERFMQRFDPRAELAPRDIVARAIDHEMKRLGADCVFLDISHKPEDFIKGHFPTVYERCLTFGIDITRQPIPVVPAAHYTCGGVVVDQQGRTDVPGLYAIGETSFTGLHGANRMASNSLLECFVYARSAAADIVTQLEHVPQPQNLPAWDSSQVTDSDEDVIIAHNWDELRRFMWDYVGIVRTNKRLQRAQHRVRLLLDEIDEFYSNYKVSRDLIELRNLAQVAELMIASAMARKESRGLHYTLDYPDMLPEALDTILVPPTFAG from the coding sequence ATGAGTCAGCATTTCCAGCACGACGTATTGGTAATAGGCTCCGGTGCAGCCGGTTTGAGCCTTGCGCTGACATTGCCCGGGCATCTGCGCGTGGCGGTTCTCAGCAAAGGCGATCTGGCGAACGGCTCGACCTTCTGGGCCCAGGGTGGCGTTGCGGCGGTGCTGGATGACGCAGACACTGTTCAGTCCCACGTCGAAGACACCCTCAATGCGGGCGGCGGCCTGTGCAGAGAAGACGCGGTACGCTTTACAGTGGAGCACAGCCGCGAGGCCATCCAGTGGCTGATCGACTTGGGCGTTCCGTTTACCCGGGATGATCCATCCACCGTGGTAGACGGCGGCTTCGAGTTCCACCTGACGCGCGAGGGCGGGCATAGCCACCGCCGGATCATTCACGCCGCCGATGCCACCGGCGCGGCGATCTTTCGCACGTTGCTGGCGCAGGCCAGGTCCCGTCCCAATATCGAATTGCTGGAACAGCGCGTGGCGGTCGATCTCATCACCGAATCGCGGCTGGGCCTGGAAGGTCAGCGTTGCCTGGGCGCCTATGTGCTGGATCGTTCGACGGGCGAAGTCGACACCCACAGCGCGCGTTTCACCATTCTGGCGTCCGGCGGCGCGGCAAAAGTTTATCTGTACACCAGCAATCCCGACGGCGCTTGCGGCGACGGCATAGCGATGGCCTGGCGCTCAGGCTGCCGGGTGGGCAACCTGGAATTCAACCAGTTCCACCCCACCTGCCTGTACCACCCGCAAGCCAAGAGTTTTCTGATTACCGAGGCCCTGCGCGGCGAAGGCGCTTACCTGAAGCTGCCCAATGGCGAGCGCTTCATGCAGCGTTTTGACCCACGGGCCGAGCTCGCGCCCCGCGACATCGTTGCCCGCGCCATTGACCACGAGATGAAACGCCTGGGCGCCGACTGCGTGTTTCTGGACATCAGCCACAAGCCCGAAGACTTCATCAAAGGGCACTTCCCAACCGTGTACGAACGCTGCCTGACATTCGGCATCGACATCACGCGTCAACCGATTCCCGTGGTCCCGGCCGCCCACTACACCTGTGGTGGCGTTGTGGTTGATCAGCAGGGCCGCACCGATGTGCCCGGGCTTTACGCCATCGGCGAGACCAGTTTCACAGGCCTGCACGGTGCCAATCGCATGGCCAGCAACTCCCTGCTGGAATGCTTCGTGTACGCCCGCTCGGCAGCGGCGGACATCGTGACTCAGCTCGAGCACGTCCCGCAGCCGCAAAACCTGCCGGCATGGGATTCGAGTCAGGTAACCGATTCCGACGAAGACGTGATCATTGCCCACAACTGGGATGAGCTGCGTCGGTTCATGTGGGACTACGTGGGGATTGTGCGTACCAACAAGCGTCTGCAGCGCGCCCAGCATCGGGTGCGGCTGTTGCTGGACGAGATCGACGAGTTTTACAGCAACTATAAGGTCAGCCGCGATCTGATCGAGTTGCGCAACCTGGCCCAGGTCGCAGAGCTGATGATCGCGTCGGCGATGGCGCGCAAGGAGAGCCGGGGGCTGCATTACACGCTGGATTACCCGGATATGTTGCCCGAAGCGCTGGACACTATTCTGGTGCCGCCCACCTTCGCCGGCTGA
- a CDS encoding protein YgfX, translating into MSSRSDRFECRWQASRALLTAYLVTQIVALTSIVLLSVPLWTKAIGILLCALHASRRLRPSILLDQPQSSTGLRRDSSGWALWSEEGGWQPVQLRPDSLALPHMVVLRFRVPTGHWLSRVWVRSLCIPADAMTPDSHRRLRLRLKFSRRRWAAPE; encoded by the coding sequence GTGTCCAGCCGAAGTGATCGTTTCGAATGCCGTTGGCAAGCCTCCCGGGCGCTGCTGACGGCGTACCTCGTCACGCAAATCGTTGCGCTGACGTCGATAGTCCTCCTGTCAGTGCCCCTGTGGACCAAAGCCATCGGCATCCTGCTGTGCGCTTTGCATGCATCACGTCGCCTTCGCCCATCCATTCTGCTTGATCAGCCGCAGTCATCCACGGGGCTGCGGCGTGACAGCAGCGGATGGGCGTTGTGGAGTGAGGAGGGCGGCTGGCAACCGGTGCAGCTACGCCCGGACAGCCTGGCGCTGCCGCACATGGTCGTGCTGCGTTTCCGGGTGCCGACGGGCCACTGGCTGAGCCGTGTGTGGGTGCGAAGCCTGTGCATCCCGGCAGACGCCATGACGCCGGACAGCCACCGACGCCTGCGTTTGCGCCTGAAGTTCAGCCGGCGAAGGTGGGCGGCACCAGAATAG
- a CDS encoding succinate dehydrogenase assembly factor 2, translated as MVEDVELNRLFWHSRRGMLELDVLLVPFVKEVYPTLNQVDRDLYVRLLTCEDQDMFGWFMQRAESEDPELQRMVRMILDRVQPK; from the coding sequence ATGGTCGAAGATGTTGAACTCAATCGCCTCTTTTGGCACAGCCGTCGCGGCATGCTCGAGCTGGACGTGTTACTGGTGCCATTCGTCAAAGAAGTCTATCCGACGCTCAACCAGGTCGATCGAGACCTCTATGTCCGCCTGCTGACCTGCGAAGACCAGGACATGTTCGGCTGGTTCATGCAGCGCGCGGAGTCTGAAGACCCGGAGCTGCAGCGCATGGTTCGGATGATTCTGGACCGTGTCCAGCCGAAGTGA
- the ygfZ gene encoding CAF17-like 4Fe-4S cluster assembly/insertion protein YgfZ — MAVPAFFCPLSHEGVLAVRGVDAGKFLQGQLTCNIDYLSEAKATLGARCTQKGRMQSSFRILLEGDGILLAMASELIDAQLLDLKKYAVFSKSKLTDESASWVRFGLQDGDGALVSLGLDLAQETDSVVRANDLIAIRVSPARAELWVRAEQADDVRSRLIAHVPQAPLNDWLLGQIRAGIGQVFGQTREELIPQMINLQAVGGVSFKKGCYTGQEIVARMQYLGKLKRRLYRLTMGDSEVPEPGVALFSPVHSSAVGNVVIAARSDVGIEVLAVVQADAAEDGQIHLGAPDGPNLQLGELPYTLDAKLETQR, encoded by the coding sequence ATGGCCGTTCCAGCATTTTTCTGCCCCCTGTCCCATGAAGGTGTGCTCGCCGTTCGCGGCGTGGATGCCGGCAAGTTCCTGCAAGGCCAACTGACTTGCAACATCGACTACCTCAGCGAAGCCAAGGCTACCCTCGGGGCGCGCTGCACCCAAAAAGGCCGCATGCAGTCCAGCTTTCGCATCCTGCTTGAGGGCGACGGCATATTGCTGGCAATGGCCAGCGAGCTGATCGACGCGCAATTGCTGGATCTGAAGAAGTACGCCGTCTTCTCCAAATCCAAATTGACCGACGAAAGCGCATCCTGGGTGCGATTCGGCTTGCAAGACGGCGACGGCGCGCTGGTCAGCCTGGGCCTTGATCTTGCGCAGGAGACCGACTCGGTCGTCCGCGCCAATGACCTGATTGCCATTCGCGTCTCCCCTGCCCGCGCCGAATTGTGGGTACGTGCCGAACAGGCCGATGACGTGCGCAGCCGCCTGATCGCCCACGTGCCGCAAGCGCCCCTCAACGACTGGCTGCTGGGGCAGATCCGCGCCGGCATTGGCCAGGTGTTCGGGCAGACCCGTGAAGAATTGATTCCGCAGATGATCAACCTGCAAGCCGTGGGCGGGGTGAGCTTCAAGAAAGGTTGCTACACCGGCCAGGAAATCGTGGCGCGGATGCAATACCTCGGCAAGCTGAAACGCCGGCTGTACCGCCTGACTATGGGCGACAGCGAAGTGCCTGAGCCGGGTGTTGCATTGTTTTCGCCCGTACATTCGAGTGCAGTAGGCAACGTTGTGATCGCGGCCCGGTCTGATGTCGGGATCGAGGTGCTGGCGGTTGTACAGGCGGATGCGGCGGAAGATGGTCAAATCCATCTTGGCGCGCCAGATGGCCCGAACCTGCAACTAGGTGAATTGCCATACACGCTCGACGCGAAACTCGAAACCCAGCGTTGA
- a CDS encoding HDOD domain-containing protein: MSSMADEVQRDLIKAIDKDALFLPTLPEVALRIRLAAEDSEISIAALSKVIGSDTALSARLIKVVNSPLLRPNFEVSDVLTAVRRLGVNYSSNLAIGLVVEQMFHAKSAVIEAKMRDIWKLSMQVAGVCNVLSYRSTRLKADRATLAGLIHLIGVLPILTYAEDNYELLSDPISLNHVIERIHPIIGERLLRSWDFPDALAIVPREFQSFSRVSGQADYVDLVQVATIHIHEMNGTPYPNLSFKSVPAVAQLGLNMADGGLINEMNEAMTLLY, encoded by the coding sequence ATGAGTAGCATGGCTGACGAAGTGCAGAGGGATCTGATCAAGGCGATCGACAAGGATGCTCTGTTTCTGCCAACTCTCCCGGAAGTCGCGCTGAGGATTCGCCTGGCGGCGGAAGACTCGGAAATCTCCATTGCTGCGCTGAGCAAAGTCATTGGCAGCGACACGGCGCTTTCCGCCCGCCTGATCAAAGTCGTCAACAGCCCCCTGCTGCGGCCCAACTTTGAAGTCAGCGACGTGCTGACCGCAGTTCGACGTCTGGGCGTGAACTACAGCAGTAACCTGGCCATCGGGCTGGTGGTGGAGCAGATGTTTCACGCCAAGTCCGCCGTCATCGAAGCCAAGATGCGCGACATCTGGAAACTCAGCATGCAGGTGGCCGGGGTCTGTAATGTCCTGAGCTACCGCAGCACACGACTGAAGGCCGACAGGGCCACGCTGGCCGGGCTCATTCACCTCATTGGTGTGCTGCCGATCCTGACCTACGCCGAGGACAACTACGAGTTGCTTTCCGACCCTATCAGCCTCAATCACGTCATTGAACGGATTCATCCGATCATCGGTGAGAGGCTGCTGCGGTCATGGGATTTCCCGGATGCCCTGGCGATCGTGCCTCGGGAATTCCAGAGTTTCAGCCGTGTCTCGGGTCAGGCTGACTACGTTGACCTGGTGCAGGTCGCGACGATTCATATTCATGAAATGAACGGCACGCCTTACCCGAACCTGAGCTTCAAGTCCGTGCCGGCGGTAGCGCAACTGGGCCTGAACATGGCCGACGGCGGGCTTATCAATGAGATGAACGAGGCGATGACGCTGCTGTACTGA
- a CDS encoding sensor histidine kinase: MLNPFPAAENSLRWRLLWNLGLLLVVLMIASGMSAYWNGREAADTAYDRTLLASARTIAAGLSEHDGTLSADVPYVALDTFAYDSAGRIYYQVNDIDQKLISGYENIPAPPPGTPRTDAYPALAKFYSGRYQGQDVRVVSLLKAVSEPNMNGMAEIRVAETEEARVDMAQALMADTLLRLGMLGGGALLLVWFTVSAALRPLDRLRTAVEERQPDDLRSLPLVEVQHELRPLVSSLNHFTERLRMQFERQAQFIADAAHELRTPLAALKARLELGLRDHEPAAWRNTLESAASGTDKLTHLANQLLSLARIENGARAIAEGGAQLLDLSQLARELGMAMAPLAHARGVALALEADEPVWMRGEPTLLNELLSNLVDNALAHTPAGGNVILRVHAPCVLEVEDDGPGIPAHERDRVFERFYRRNQQSKGSGLGLAIVGEICRAHLARITLHDGAQRGLKVRVSFMVPESGLVGLV, from the coding sequence ATGCTTAATCCGTTTCCCGCAGCCGAAAACAGCCTGCGCTGGCGCTTGCTGTGGAACCTGGGATTACTGCTGGTGGTGCTGATGATCGCCAGCGGCATGAGCGCCTACTGGAACGGGCGCGAAGCGGCAGACACCGCCTACGATCGCACCTTGCTGGCCTCGGCGCGGACCATCGCCGCCGGGTTGTCGGAACACGACGGCACCCTCAGCGCCGACGTGCCCTATGTGGCCCTGGACACCTTCGCCTACGACAGCGCCGGGCGCATTTACTACCAGGTCAACGACATCGATCAAAAGCTCATTTCGGGCTACGAAAACATCCCCGCGCCGCCGCCAGGGACGCCGCGCACCGACGCTTATCCGGCCCTCGCCAAGTTCTACAGCGGCCGTTATCAGGGCCAGGACGTGCGCGTGGTCAGCCTGCTCAAGGCCGTCAGCGAACCGAACATGAACGGCATGGCCGAGATTCGCGTCGCCGAAACCGAAGAAGCCCGGGTGGACATGGCCCAGGCGCTGATGGCCGATACGCTGCTGCGGCTGGGCATGCTGGGCGGCGGCGCGTTGCTGCTGGTCTGGTTCACCGTCAGCGCCGCCTTGCGACCCCTGGATCGCCTGCGCACGGCGGTGGAAGAACGCCAGCCTGACGATTTGCGCTCGCTGCCGCTGGTCGAGGTTCAGCACGAGTTGCGCCCGCTGGTCAGCTCGCTCAACCACTTCACCGAAAGGCTGCGCATGCAGTTCGAGCGTCAGGCGCAATTTATCGCCGACGCGGCCCATGAGTTGCGAACGCCGCTGGCGGCATTGAAAGCGCGACTGGAGCTGGGTCTGCGAGACCACGAGCCTGCGGCGTGGCGCAACACCCTCGAAAGCGCCGCCTCCGGCACCGACAAGCTGACCCATCTGGCCAACCAGTTGTTGTCGCTGGCGCGCATCGAGAATGGCGCGCGGGCCATCGCCGAAGGTGGGGCGCAGTTGCTCGACCTCAGCCAACTGGCCCGTGAACTGGGCATGGCCATGGCGCCGCTGGCCCACGCCCGGGGTGTGGCATTGGCGCTGGAAGCGGACGAACCGGTGTGGATGCGCGGCGAACCCACGTTGCTCAACGAACTGCTGAGCAATCTGGTGGATAACGCCCTGGCCCACACCCCGGCGGGCGGCAATGTGATTCTGCGTGTCCATGCCCCCTGCGTGCTTGAAGTCGAGGACGACGGCCCCGGCATCCCGGCCCACGAGCGTGATCGGGTGTTCGAGCGCTTCTACCGGCGCAATCAGCAGAGCAAGGGTTCGGGCCTGGGGTTGGCGATTGTGGGAGAAATCTGCAGGGCACATTTGGCGCGCATCACCTTGCACGACGGCGCACAACGGGGCTTGAAAGTAAGGGTGAGCTTTATGGTGCCGGAGTCGGGACTGGTGGGGCTGGTTTGA
- a CDS encoding response regulator translates to MRVLLVEDHLQLAESVALALKSSGLTVDVLHDGVAADLALSSEDYAAVVLDVGLPRMDGFEVLARLRARGKNTPVLMLTARSDVKDRVHGLNLGADDYLAKPFELSELEARVKALLRRSVLGGERQQRCGELVYDLDTRRFTLCEELLTLTSREQSVLESLIARPGRVMSKEQLAAQVFGLDEEASSDAIEIYVHRLRKKLDGHPIAIVTFRGLGYLLESRDA, encoded by the coding sequence ATGCGTGTCCTGCTCGTCGAAGATCATCTGCAACTGGCTGAAAGTGTCGCGCTGGCGCTCAAGAGCAGCGGCCTGACCGTTGACGTTCTGCACGACGGCGTTGCAGCTGATCTGGCCCTGAGCAGCGAAGACTATGCCGCGGTGGTGCTCGATGTCGGCCTGCCGCGCATGGACGGTTTCGAGGTGCTGGCACGTCTGCGGGCGCGGGGCAAGAACACTCCGGTGCTGATGCTGACTGCCCGCAGCGACGTCAAGGACAGGGTCCACGGCCTGAACCTCGGCGCCGATGACTACCTGGCCAAACCCTTTGAACTGTCGGAGCTGGAAGCTCGGGTCAAGGCGTTGCTGCGCCGCAGCGTGCTCGGAGGCGAACGCCAGCAACGCTGCGGCGAGCTGGTCTACGACCTCGACACCCGAAGGTTCACACTCTGTGAAGAACTGCTCACCCTGACCTCCCGAGAACAATCGGTGCTCGAATCACTGATCGCCCGGCCCGGTCGGGTCATGAGCAAGGAACAACTGGCCGCGCAAGTGTTTGGTCTGGACGAAGAGGCCAGCTCCGACGCTATCGAAATCTACGTGCACCGCCTGCGCAAGAAGCTGGACGGGCACCCGATCGCGATCGTGACGTTCCGGGGCCTCGGTTACCTGCTGGAAAGCCGCGATGCTTAA